The Williamsia sp. DF01-3 genome has a window encoding:
- a CDS encoding IS3 family transposase (programmed frameshift) — protein sequence MAGSKRRRHTPDQIIRKLAEGNKLLGTGQELAEVCRHLEVTESTWHRWVAQYGGMKANDVKRLKELEAENARLKKLVANQALDIDMLKEIFVGKLLTPNRKRSAVTMLRERFGVSERRACAVVGIHRSTMRLHPAPITAEEAELRSWLRGFSTDRPRWGWRRAAIAARKAGFTVNNKRIRRLWREEGLRVPQRRRKKRLTGIGTAVGAMCPIRPNVIWAMDFQFDTTADGRTIKMLNVIDEFTREALAIHVDRVINADGVVDVLDRLALIHGPPCYVRFDNGPEFVAHAVNDWCRFNGTGSLFIDPGSPWQNAWIESFNGRLRDELLNSWRFDSLREARVIIEDWRIDYNANRPHSAHHGLTPAEFALQWTTTHQPQAA from the exons ATGGCAGGTAGCAAGCGCCGGCGGCATACGCCGGATCAGATCATCCGCAAGCTGGCCGAGGGCAACAAGCTCCTCGGGACCGGGCAGGAGTTGGCTGAGGTGTGCCGGCATCTGGAGGTCACAGAGTCGACCTGGCATCGCTGGGTGGCCCAGTACGGGGGCATGAAGGCCAATGACGTCAAACGCCTCAAAGAACTCGAAGCTGAGAACGCTCGGCTCAAGAAGTTGGTCGCCAACCAGGCCCTCGATATCGACATGCTCAAGGAGATTT TCGTCGGGAAACTTCTGACCCCGAACCGCAAGCGCAGCGCCGTGACGATGCTGCGTGAGCGGTTCGGGGTATCTGAGCGGCGAGCATGTGCTGTGGTGGGCATCCACCGCTCCACGATGCGACTGCACCCAGCGCCGATCACCGCGGAGGAAGCCGAGCTGCGGTCCTGGCTACGTGGGTTTTCCACCGACCGGCCCCGCTGGGGCTGGCGACGCGCCGCGATCGCCGCGCGCAAAGCGGGCTTCACGGTCAACAACAAACGCATCCGCCGCCTGTGGCGCGAGGAGGGGCTGCGAGTTCCCCAGCGCCGCAGGAAGAAACGGCTCACCGGAATCGGGACCGCGGTTGGGGCGATGTGCCCAATCCGGCCGAACGTGATCTGGGCGATGGACTTCCAATTCGACACCACCGCCGACGGCCGAACCATCAAAATGCTCAACGTGATCGACGAGTTCACCCGCGAAGCCCTGGCGATCCACGTCGACCGCGTCATCAACGCCGATGGCGTGGTTGACGTTCTCGACCGCCTGGCCCTGATACATGGTCCACCGTGCTACGTGCGGTTCGACAACGGACCGGAATTCGTCGCTCACGCCGTCAACGACTGGTGCCGATTCAACGGCACCGGATCACTATTCATCGACCCCGGCTCCCCGTGGCAGAACGCCTGGATCGAATCGTTCAACGGCCGCCTGCGCGACGAGCTGCTCAACTCCTGGCGCTTTGACTCCCTGCGCGAAGCCCGGGTCATCATCGAAGACTGGAGGATCGACTACAACGCCAACCGACCCCATTCGGCCCACCACGGACTCACCCCCGCCGAGTTCGCCCTACAGTGGACCACGACCCACCAACCCCAAGCCGCATAG
- a CDS encoding IS3 family transposase (programmed frameshift): protein MPKPYPQEFRDDVVRVAQNREDGVTLEQIAADFGIHPMTLNNWIRKADVEAGIKPGTTSAESRELREAKRRVRLLEQENEVLRRAAAYLSQANLPKRWYPLVSELAADGIPVTVACRVLKIARQPYYRWRKNPITDAELAEAYRANALFDAHREDPEFGYRYLADEAEAAGEKMCRRTAWRICSAGGWTSTISKRGRGKHRKAGPPVHDDLVKRDFTAPGPNELWLTDITEHWTAEGKLYLCAIKDVYSGRIVGYSIDSRMKSRLAVAALNSAVARRGDVAGCVLHSDRGSQFRSKKMQKAITRHGMLGSMGRVGACGDNAAMESFFSLLQNNVLDRRSWATRDELRAAIVHWIERTYHRRRRQDRLGRLTPIEFETIINHEAPQAA from the exons GTGCCCAAGCCCTATCCCCAGGAGTTCCGCGACGACGTTGTCCGCGTCGCCCAGAACCGTGAAGACGGTGTGACTCTCGAACAGATCGCTGCCGACTTCGGTATCCACCCGATGACCCTGAACAACTGGATCCGCAAGGCCGACGTGGAGGCCGGGATCAAGCCCGGCACCACGTCGGCCGAATCGCGTGAGCTGCGCGAGGCCAAGCGGCGTGTGCGCCTGCTTGAACAGGAGAACGAGGTCTTACGCCGGGCGGCGGCGTACCTGTCCCAAGCGAATCTGCCG AAAAGGTGGTACCCGCTCGTGAGTGAGCTGGCCGCTGACGGCATCCCCGTCACGGTGGCGTGTCGGGTACTCAAGATCGCTCGCCAGCCCTACTACCGGTGGCGCAAGAACCCGATCACCGACGCCGAGCTCGCCGAGGCGTACCGGGCCAACGCCCTGTTCGACGCCCACCGCGAAGACCCGGAGTTCGGCTACCGCTACCTCGCCGACGAGGCCGAAGCCGCAGGCGAGAAGATGTGCCGGCGGACGGCGTGGCGGATCTGCTCCGCCGGCGGCTGGACCAGCACCATCAGCAAGAGAGGCCGCGGCAAGCACCGCAAGGCCGGCCCGCCTGTACACGACGATCTCGTCAAGAGAGACTTCACCGCGCCCGGCCCCAACGAGCTGTGGCTGACCGACATCACCGAGCACTGGACGGCCGAGGGCAAGCTGTACCTGTGCGCGATCAAGGACGTCTACTCGGGCCGGATCGTCGGGTACTCGATCGACTCGAGAATGAAGTCCCGCCTGGCCGTGGCCGCCCTGAACAGCGCTGTCGCCAGGCGAGGGGACGTGGCCGGCTGCGTTCTGCACAGCGATAGAGGGTCTCAATTTCGTTCGAAGAAGATGCAGAAGGCCATCACCCGGCACGGCATGCTCGGGTCGATGGGCAGGGTCGGTGCGTGTGGTGACAACGCGGCGATGGAGAGCTTCTTCTCGCTGCTACAGAACAACGTCCTCGACCGTCGATCCTGGGCCACCAGAGACGAGCTCCGGGCCGCCATCGTGCACTGGATCGAACGGACCTACCACCGCCGCAGACGACAGGACCGCCTCGGCAGATTGACCCCCATTGAATTCGAGACCATCATCAACCACGAGGCCCCTCAGGCCGCGTGA